A single Xiphias gladius isolate SHS-SW01 ecotype Sanya breed wild chromosome 22, ASM1685928v1, whole genome shotgun sequence DNA region contains:
- the prune gene encoding exopolyphosphatase PRUNE1 isoform X1 — MEEFLSSCRRATQVFFPQANTDQPGPRFHIVLGNEACDLDSMVSALAYAYFLSKTVQSEMLALPLLNIRQSDLVLRSDNIFLLQQTGLSPDLLLFRDQLDLRALQRAGRLQLTLVDHNVLPSSDSDLEGAVVEVIDHHLLEREPSPSCPVTVETVGSCATLVTERIVQKAPHILDQQLAQLLYAAVVLDCVNMAPTAGKVTPKDSQYAAVLETRFPALPQRGALFQALQNAKFDVSGLNVEQMLLKDMKAVSGCLNLAVSVLYITLEEFLQRGELEAELSGFCQKFGFDLLLLMTISFTESKEPIRELAVFSHSTTCREQVGQYLEQARNPALNLCPVSSPHSHITAYQQGNTLASRKKVLPIMKDFLKEQDGDRRLGDIEEEESRVPPTPMNSLVEGCPLDDGLPHISPQDLVEKVSKMADRGGN, encoded by the exons ATGGAGGAGTTTCTGTCGAGCTGCCGCAGAGCCAcgcag GTCTTCTTCCCACAGGCGAACACAGACCAGCCTGGTCCACGGTTCCACATTGTTCTGGGGAACGAGGCCTGTGACCTGGACTCCATGGTGTCTGCTCTGGCCTATGCCTACTTTCTGTCCAAG ACTGTGCAAAGTGAGATGCTCGCTCTCCCCCTACTGAACATCCGTCAGTCAGACTTGGTGCTGCGTTCAGATAACATCTTCCTGCTACAACAGACCGGTTTGTCTCCAGACCTCCTGCTGTTCAGAGACCAGCTGGACCTGCGAGCCCTGCAGAGAGCTGGTCGCCTGCAGCTGACACTGGTCGACCACAACGTCCTGCCCAG TTCTGACAGTGACCTGGAGGGGGCGGTTGTGGAGGTGATTGACCATCACCTGTTGGAGAGAGAGCCCTCCCCCTCCTGCCCCGTTACCGTGGAGACGGTGGGATCCTGCGCTACCTTGGTAACAGAACGCATCGTCCAGAAAGCTCCGCATATCCTGGACCAGCAGCTCGCTCAGCTGCTCTACG cgGCGGTGGTGTTGGACTGCGTGAACATGGCTCCTACAGCAGGGAAAGTGACTCCTAAAGACAGTCAGTACGCTGCCGTGTTGGAGACGCGCTTCCCTGCTCTGCCACAGAGGGGAGCTCTCTTCCAGGCGCTGCAGAACGCCAAGTTTGACGTCTCAG GTCTGAACGTTGAACAGATGTTGTTGAAGGACATGAAAGCTGTTTCAGGATGTTTGAATCTCGCCGTCTCTGTTCTCTACATCACACTGGAG GAATTCCTGCAAAGGGGGGAGTTGGAGGCAGAGCTCTCAGGTTTCTGTCAGAAGTTTGGATTTgatttgctgctgctgatgacCATTTCCTTCACTGAGAGCaaagagccaatcagagagcttGCTGTGTTCAGCCACAGCACTACCTGCAGGGAACAG GTGGGCCAGTACCTGGAACAGGCCCGTAACCCCGCCCTCAACCTCTGTCCAGTCAGCAGCCCCCATTCTCACATCACAGCCTACCAGCAAG GAAACACCTTGGCGTCTCGTAAGAAGGTCCTCCCCATCATGAAAGACTTCCTGAAGGAGCAGGACGGAGACCGTCGCCTGGGAGacatagaggaggaggagtctcGGGTACCTCCGACCCCGATGAACAGTCTGGTGGAGGGCTGTCCTCTAGATGATGGCCTTCCTCACATCAGCCCTCAGGACCTGGTGGAGAAGGTCAGCAAGATGGCCGATAGAGGAGGGAACTGA
- the prune gene encoding exopolyphosphatase PRUNE1 isoform X2, which produces MEEFLSSCRRATQANTDQPGPRFHIVLGNEACDLDSMVSALAYAYFLSKTVQSEMLALPLLNIRQSDLVLRSDNIFLLQQTGLSPDLLLFRDQLDLRALQRAGRLQLTLVDHNVLPSSDSDLEGAVVEVIDHHLLEREPSPSCPVTVETVGSCATLVTERIVQKAPHILDQQLAQLLYAAVVLDCVNMAPTAGKVTPKDSQYAAVLETRFPALPQRGALFQALQNAKFDVSGLNVEQMLLKDMKAVSGCLNLAVSVLYITLEEFLQRGELEAELSGFCQKFGFDLLLLMTISFTESKEPIRELAVFSHSTTCREQVGQYLEQARNPALNLCPVSSPHSHITAYQQGNTLASRKKVLPIMKDFLKEQDGDRRLGDIEEEESRVPPTPMNSLVEGCPLDDGLPHISPQDLVEKVSKMADRGGN; this is translated from the exons ATGGAGGAGTTTCTGTCGAGCTGCCGCAGAGCCAcgcag GCGAACACAGACCAGCCTGGTCCACGGTTCCACATTGTTCTGGGGAACGAGGCCTGTGACCTGGACTCCATGGTGTCTGCTCTGGCCTATGCCTACTTTCTGTCCAAG ACTGTGCAAAGTGAGATGCTCGCTCTCCCCCTACTGAACATCCGTCAGTCAGACTTGGTGCTGCGTTCAGATAACATCTTCCTGCTACAACAGACCGGTTTGTCTCCAGACCTCCTGCTGTTCAGAGACCAGCTGGACCTGCGAGCCCTGCAGAGAGCTGGTCGCCTGCAGCTGACACTGGTCGACCACAACGTCCTGCCCAG TTCTGACAGTGACCTGGAGGGGGCGGTTGTGGAGGTGATTGACCATCACCTGTTGGAGAGAGAGCCCTCCCCCTCCTGCCCCGTTACCGTGGAGACGGTGGGATCCTGCGCTACCTTGGTAACAGAACGCATCGTCCAGAAAGCTCCGCATATCCTGGACCAGCAGCTCGCTCAGCTGCTCTACG cgGCGGTGGTGTTGGACTGCGTGAACATGGCTCCTACAGCAGGGAAAGTGACTCCTAAAGACAGTCAGTACGCTGCCGTGTTGGAGACGCGCTTCCCTGCTCTGCCACAGAGGGGAGCTCTCTTCCAGGCGCTGCAGAACGCCAAGTTTGACGTCTCAG GTCTGAACGTTGAACAGATGTTGTTGAAGGACATGAAAGCTGTTTCAGGATGTTTGAATCTCGCCGTCTCTGTTCTCTACATCACACTGGAG GAATTCCTGCAAAGGGGGGAGTTGGAGGCAGAGCTCTCAGGTTTCTGTCAGAAGTTTGGATTTgatttgctgctgctgatgacCATTTCCTTCACTGAGAGCaaagagccaatcagagagcttGCTGTGTTCAGCCACAGCACTACCTGCAGGGAACAG GTGGGCCAGTACCTGGAACAGGCCCGTAACCCCGCCCTCAACCTCTGTCCAGTCAGCAGCCCCCATTCTCACATCACAGCCTACCAGCAAG GAAACACCTTGGCGTCTCGTAAGAAGGTCCTCCCCATCATGAAAGACTTCCTGAAGGAGCAGGACGGAGACCGTCGCCTGGGAGacatagaggaggaggagtctcGGGTACCTCCGACCCCGATGAACAGTCTGGTGGAGGGCTGTCCTCTAGATGATGGCCTTCCTCACATCAGCCCTCAGGACCTGGTGGAGAAGGTCAGCAAGATGGCCGATAGAGGAGGGAACTGA
- the prune gene encoding exopolyphosphatase PRUNE1 isoform X3, which translates to MEEFLSSCRRATQVFFPQANTDQPGPRFHIVLGNEACDLDSMVSALAYAYFLSKTVQSEMLALPLLNIRQSDLVLRSDNIFLLQQTGLSPDLLLFRDQLDLRALQRAGRLQLTLVDHNVLPSSDSDLEGAVVEVIDHHLLEREPSPSCPVTVETVGSCATLVTERIVQKAPHILDQQLAQLLYAAVVLDCVNMAPTAGKVTPKDSQYAAVLETRFPALPQRGALFQALQNAKFDVSGLNVEQMLLKDMKAVSGCLNLAVSVLYITLEEFLQRGELEAELSGFCQKFGFDLLLLMTISFTESKEPIRELAVFSHSTTCREQVGQYLEQARNPALNLCPVSSPHSHITAYQQGKLKDQGPVSQRSAP; encoded by the exons ATGGAGGAGTTTCTGTCGAGCTGCCGCAGAGCCAcgcag GTCTTCTTCCCACAGGCGAACACAGACCAGCCTGGTCCACGGTTCCACATTGTTCTGGGGAACGAGGCCTGTGACCTGGACTCCATGGTGTCTGCTCTGGCCTATGCCTACTTTCTGTCCAAG ACTGTGCAAAGTGAGATGCTCGCTCTCCCCCTACTGAACATCCGTCAGTCAGACTTGGTGCTGCGTTCAGATAACATCTTCCTGCTACAACAGACCGGTTTGTCTCCAGACCTCCTGCTGTTCAGAGACCAGCTGGACCTGCGAGCCCTGCAGAGAGCTGGTCGCCTGCAGCTGACACTGGTCGACCACAACGTCCTGCCCAG TTCTGACAGTGACCTGGAGGGGGCGGTTGTGGAGGTGATTGACCATCACCTGTTGGAGAGAGAGCCCTCCCCCTCCTGCCCCGTTACCGTGGAGACGGTGGGATCCTGCGCTACCTTGGTAACAGAACGCATCGTCCAGAAAGCTCCGCATATCCTGGACCAGCAGCTCGCTCAGCTGCTCTACG cgGCGGTGGTGTTGGACTGCGTGAACATGGCTCCTACAGCAGGGAAAGTGACTCCTAAAGACAGTCAGTACGCTGCCGTGTTGGAGACGCGCTTCCCTGCTCTGCCACAGAGGGGAGCTCTCTTCCAGGCGCTGCAGAACGCCAAGTTTGACGTCTCAG GTCTGAACGTTGAACAGATGTTGTTGAAGGACATGAAAGCTGTTTCAGGATGTTTGAATCTCGCCGTCTCTGTTCTCTACATCACACTGGAG GAATTCCTGCAAAGGGGGGAGTTGGAGGCAGAGCTCTCAGGTTTCTGTCAGAAGTTTGGATTTgatttgctgctgctgatgacCATTTCCTTCACTGAGAGCaaagagccaatcagagagcttGCTGTGTTCAGCCACAGCACTACCTGCAGGGAACAG GTGGGCCAGTACCTGGAACAGGCCCGTAACCCCGCCCTCAACCTCTGTCCAGTCAGCAGCCCCCATTCTCACATCACAGCCTACCAGCAAGGTAAACTGAAGGATCAGGGTCCGGTTTCACAAAGATCTGCACCGTGA